In Pseudomonadota bacterium, the DNA window CCTTCTCCGGTCAAGATGCCTGGTGTCCACCACGGTGGCGTGGGGGACACGGGGTCACGCTCGACCGTGGGACCCGACCGCTGGGCTTTTCCACCACGGTGGCGTGGGGGACTTCGGCCTGTCCACCACGGTGGCGTGGGGGACTTCGGCTTGTCCACCACGGTGGCGTGGGGGACACGGGGGCGCGCTCGACCTTGACGCCCGACAACTGGGCTTGTCCACCACGGTGGCGTGGGGGACACGGGGTCACGCTCGACCTTGACGCCCGACAGCTGGGCTTGTCCACCCCTCTGCCCGGCAATTCATCTGAGTGGCTCCGAGACATCGCGTCACTATCTGGCAAAGGGGGCGTGATATCGTAAGCCTGTACGTACCAGCCACCGCCCCTGTGCAGAGCTGAAACTGTCCCTGTGCTGGCAGGCTACCGTGCACGCAACGCGCGTGGGTCGACGAGAATGCGTCATTCTTCAGCGGACCACCCGTGTTACCGTTCATTCGTGGCCATCAGCCGCATAGCGTCACCCCTGCCCTGCCCTGCTGATCCCCACACCCCGAAGTCAACTCGGCCAAGAACGTGAAGGAGGAGACAGAAGCCCCATGACACATCTTCCCCGTGGCCTCATCATCAGCCATCACGCCCGCACCCGCATGCGCCAGCGCGCCATCGGGCAGGCCGAGCTGCACGTCGCCCTCTCGGTGGGTGACGTCTCCGGCAGCCACGGCGACCTGGTGTATACCGTCACCGACCGCTGCCTGCGCGGTACCGAGTGGTCGCGCCTCACCGACCGCCTGCGCGGGCTCACGGTCGTCATCACCGCAGACAACGTGGTGCGCACCGTCAAGTGGCTCCGACGGCTGCGCCGCCGCGCGGGCCCATCGTGGCGCCTCTTGCAGGCGGCGTGAGCCCTCACGACACCTGTCACGCATCTGTCACGGCCATCGTTTAAAGTGAAACCCATCCCCAAAGAGAGAGAGACATCGACATGAACTACTACTTCGCATACGGATCGAATCTGAACGCGAAAGACCTCTTCGAAAGAGCGGACATCGAGCTGAATCCGGTCGGGCTGGCCCTGCTCCCTGGCTACCGACTGATCTTCAACTATCGATCGCGATCACGCAGGGGCGGCGCGATCAGCGTCACTGACGTCGATGCGACGCAACACGCCGTCGCGGGGGTCTTGTTCGAGGTTCCCGACGGCGGCCTGCTCGCGGCCATAGACAGAAAAGAGGGGCACCCGAACTCCTACCAGCGCGTCCCGGTGAGCGTCTGGGCGAACGGCGCACGGGTCGAGGCCTTCACCTACATCACGAACCCAAACCGCGAGGAGACGTTCGTGCAGCCCACCGACGCGTACGTGTCCGTCGTCGCGCAGGGCTATCGCGACCACGGTCTCGACATCGCGCCGCTCCACGCGGCAGCGGCAGGATCCGCGCGCGCAAGCCAGGTCGATGGCGTGTTCGTGTACGGGACGCTTCTCGCGGGCGAAGAACGCGCCCACCTCGTCAACGCCGCCGGCCCGCGTGTGGACGCGACAACCCGTGGGCGGCTCATCGATCTGGGCGACTACCCCGGCCTTGTCGACGGCGTTGGCACGGTGCAGGGCGAGTACGTGCCCCTGGCCGATCTCGAGAACACCCTGAAGGCGCTTGATGAATACGAAGGGTTCTACGCCTATGGCGAGGGCGGCGGCTCGCTGTATCACCGCATTCTCGTTCTGGTGTCGACACCTGCTGGCGCCCGCGTCCCCTGGACGTATCGCTACGTGCCCGATGCCGAGGGCTGTCCGGAGGTCACAGGGGGGTCGTGGCGCTCCTGGCGCACGCGCTGACGCCACAGCCCCCGTGCGCAGCTCGCTGCGAGAGCCCAGACCGAGACCGCCACCCCATCTCTCTTCATCGCACGCTTTGGTTCTTCATCACGATCGAAAGGACGTATCCCCCATGATGAGTCGGTGGAAGACCCTTGTGCGCAGATTCCTCAGAAGTTCTGTAGGGGCATATTTCCTGTCCGACGATGTGGCCCTCGACATGCTCATCGAGCAGGTGGGTGAGTGTCGCCAGATGCTAGACCGTCACGCGAAGAACATCGACGTCCCGCCCGCCACGATCGCCATCTGGCGCACACGGATCGAGCAGGCCGAGTGGGAGCTGGTGCGCTGCCTCGAGAAGAAAGGTCGCGCAGACGATCCGTTCGTTCTGTGGAAGAAGGGCATCGGAGGAAAGCCGCAATGACCAGAAAGATCATGTCTGAGCGCTTCGAGATCTTCCTCGACCGTCACTGGGTGTTGCACAAGGCCTGATGCTTGATTCTACACGTCATCTACACCCATGACTTCTTGTACAATCTGGTGTTTCCCGGCGAACCCACCGTAGATGATTTCACACACGAGCTCACCAAATTCCGCCGACTCATCGACCCTAGCCGCCACGATCCGACGATTGCCCATCTGATTGCGAAGCACGAAAAAGAGCTGAATCAGTTCGAATGGGAGCACGTGCGGTGTCTCGAACAAGCAGGATTTCCCAACCACCCCTTCATCATCGAGAAGAAGCGGCGCAGCCTGCCCCCTCACCGTTGGCACGAGCTCGAGCCACCGCAGCGAGAGTCGGCGTGAAGAACGGGCGCCGCCGAGGTACTACAGGCTCGAAGGCCGCGCCTCACGCCTCCGCCTCGAAATAGTCGCCGTCGACCCGGGGGACGCGCACCTCCTTGTGCGACACCCCCACCCCGTACTCGATCATCAGCCTGGCCAGGATGACGCCATCAACCAGCACCACCCGACCGTGGGCACGATCGGCGGCGGCTTTCGCGTCTTTTGTGAACGTGCCCGTGGTGAGCAGCACGCCCTTGTTGGCGCCCTGCAGCTGCAGCGCGCCCAGGAACGTCTGAATGATCGGCCCGCCCACCGAACCCTGCCATCGCTTGGCCTGTACATACACCTTCTCGAGCCCCAGGCGGTCGAGGGAGATGATGCCGTCGATGCCGCCATCGCCCGAGCCTCCGACGTGCTGCAGGTCGTCACGACTGGTTCCGTACCCCATGGCGTGCAGCAGCTCGAGCACGAGACTCTCGA includes these proteins:
- a CDS encoding gamma-glutamylcyclotransferase; the protein is MNYYFAYGSNLNAKDLFERADIELNPVGLALLPGYRLIFNYRSRSRRGGAISVTDVDATQHAVAGVLFEVPDGGLLAAIDRKEGHPNSYQRVPVSVWANGARVEAFTYITNPNREETFVQPTDAYVSVVAQGYRDHGLDIAPLHAAAAGSARASQVDGVFVYGTLLAGEERAHLVNAAGPRVDATTRGRLIDLGDYPGLVDGVGTVQGEYVPLADLENTLKALDEYEGFYAYGEGGGSLYHRILVLVSTPAGARVPWTYRYVPDAEGCPEVTGGSWRSWRTR